The following nucleotide sequence is from Agromyces sp. SYSU T00194.
ACCGCCGTGCCCTTCCCACGCGCGCACCGCGGCGATAGTTTGAGGGCACTCGGCCGCCGACGAAGGGATCGACACATGGACGCGTACGGGTTCTGGGGGTTCGTCAGCTTCCTGCTGGCGGCCTTCGTGTTCGTGGCCTACCTCTTCGTCCTGGTGGCGATCCTGGGCGACCTGTTCACCGACCACTCGCTGAACGGCTGGTGGAAGGCCGTCTGGATGGTGTTCCTGGTGTTCGTGCCGTTCCTCACCGGGCTCGTCTACGTCATCGTGCGGGGGCACGGCATGGCCCAGCGACGCATGGCGGCACGGCGTGCGACCGACCCCCCGGTGGCGGAGTACTCGCCGCACGTGGCGGCGCCGCCGTCGCCCTCCGACGAGATCGCGAAGGCGAAGTCGATGCTCGACGCGGGCACGATCACGCCCGAGGAGTACGAGGCGCTCAAGGTCCGCACGCTCGGCGAGGGCTGATCGCCCGCCCGCGGGAGCTGATCCCCCGCCCGCCGGAGCCGATCCCCCGCCCGCGGGGTATCGGTTTTCAGGAGCGCGTCGCGCACGCGCGACGCATCCAGGCGCCGGCTGGCACCGCAGGGTGGGTTTCGTGCGCGGGGGGACGATTCGACGCAGCATCCCGCCACCGCCCGTCTTCAGTTCCTGAAAAGCGACCACGAACGCCGGGGCGAGGTCGCGCCGAATACCCTCCTGGGGTATATTCGAACGCGTCCGCACCGCGATCCGGAAGGCAGCCATGACCGACACCACCCGCACCGAACTCCCCCTCGTCCAGTCCTCGGGTTCCGGCGGCTGCGGCGACGGCTGCGGATGCGGCCACGGCGCCGGCGCCGCGACGACGACCGCGACCGCCTCGGCGACGACCGCCGAATTCCTCGTCGAGGGCATGACCTGCTCGCACTGCGTCGCCAGCGTCACCGAGGAGCTCTCCGAGATCTCCGGCGTCGAGCAGGTCGCCGTCGACCTCCACCCCGACGGCGCGTCGCGCGTGATCGTGTCGTCCGCGCAGCCACTGGCCGCCCAGGACGTGCGCGCCGCCGTCGAGGACGCCGGCTACCGGCTCGCGACCGTCTCCTGATCGCGGCGCACCGCCGCGACCCGGGTCGCCACGCATGAGCACCACCGCACCCACCCCGGGCTCCGGCCCGACCCTCGTCGACGTCGAGCTCGACATCACCGGCATGACCTGCGCGTCGTGCGCGATGCGAATCGAGCGCAAGCTCGGGAAGCTGCCCGGCGTCGAGGCATCCGTCAACTACGCCACCGAGAAGGCGCACGTGCGCGCGCCGGAGGACGTCGCCACCGACCGGCTCCTCGAGGTCGTGGCCGCGGCGGGCTACGGCGCCACCGTGCCGGCCCCCGAGCCCGAGCCCGTCGACCCCGACGCCGAGCTCGGCCCGCTGCGCCGCCGCCTCATCGCGAGCACCGTGCTGGCCGTGCCGGTCGCGGTGCTGTCGATGGTGCCCGCGCTGCAGTTCCCGTACTGGCAGTGGGTCGCCCTGGCGCTCACGATCCCCGTCGCCACGTGGGGCGCCTGGCCGTTCCACCGCGCCGCCGCGGTGAACGCCCGGCACCGCGCCGTCACGATGGACACGCTCATCAGCATGGGCGTGCTCGCCGCGTTCGGCTGGTCGCTGTACGCGCTGTTCCTCGGTGACGCGGGCCGACCCGGCATGCACATGACCTTCCGCCTGCTCGGCCCGGCGCCCGGCGGCCACGACGAGCTGTACCTCGAGGTCGCCGCCGCGGTCACGGTGTTCCTGCTGGCGGGCCGCTCCATCGAGGCCCGCGCGAAGCGCGCATCGGGTGCCGCCCTGCGGGCGCTGCTCGAGCTGGGGGCGACGGATGCCACGCTGCTGGCCGACGGCGTCGAGCGACGGGTCGCCGTGCGCGACCTCGTGCCGGGCGACCGGGTGCTCGTGCGGCCCGGCGAGCAGGTCGCCTCCGACGGGCTGGTGGTCGAGGGCGCCTCCGCGGTCGATCGCAGCATGCTCACGGGCGAGTCGGTGCCGGTCGAGGTCGGCCCCGGCGATCGCGTCACGGGCGCCACGCTCAACGTCGGCGGGGTGCTCGTCGTCGAGATCACGCGCGTGGGCGCCGACACCGAACTCGCACGACTGGGTCGGCTCGTCGAGGAGGCGCAGACCGGCAAGGCCGCCGTGCAGCGGCTCGCCGACCGCGTCTCGACCGTGTTCGTGCCCGTCGTCATCGGGCTCGCGCTCGTCGCGCTGGCCGGCTGGCTGCTGGTCGGCGGCACGCCCGAGCAGGCGTTCGGCGCCGCCGTCGCGACCCTCATCATCGCCTGCCCCTGCGCGCTCGGGCTCGCGACGCCCACCGCGCTGCTCGTCGGCACCGGCCGCGGCGCGCAGCTCGGCATCCTCATCCGCGGCCCGCAGGTGCTCGAGCAGACCCGCACGGTCGACACCATCGTGCTCGACAAGACCGGAACCGTCACCACGGGCCGGATGCGCGTGGCGCACGTCGTCGCGGCCGACGGCGAGGCGGGCGACGAGGTGCTCGCGGTCGCCGCCGCGGCGGAGGCCGGCTCGGAGCATCCGATCGCCCGCGCCGTCGTCGAGGCCGGCGGCGCGCACGGCACCGCGCCGACCGCCGGCGAGTTCCTCGCCCACGCCGGGCTCGGCGTGCAGGCCGTGATCGACGGCCGCCTCGCGACGGTCGGCCGCGCCGCCTGGCTCGCCGACGCCTGGTCGATCGCGCTCCCGGAGGCGCTCGCCGACGCCGTGCGCGCCGCGGAGGCCGAGGGCGCGACCGCGGTGGTCGTCGCGTGGGACGGCCGTGCGCGCGGCATGGTCGCCGTGACCGACACCGTGAAGCCGCACGCGGACGAGGCGGTGCGCCGGTTCCGGGGCCTCGGGCTGGAGCCGATCCTGCTCACCGGCGACAACGCCGGGGCCGCGGCGTCGGTCGCCCGCACCGTGGGCATCGACGAGGTGCACGCCGGCGTCACCCCGGCCGGCAAGCTCGAGGTCGTGCGCGACCTGCAGGCAGCGGGACGCACCGTCGCCATGGTCGGCGACGGCGTCAACGACCAGGCGGCGCTCGCGGCATCCGACCTCGGCATCGCCATGGGGCAGGGCACGGATGCGGCGATGGCAGCCTCCGACCTCACCGTCGTCACCGGCGACCTGCGGGTCGTCGCCGACGCCGTGCGGCTGTCGCGCCGCACGCTCGGCATCATCCGCGGCAACCTGTTCTGGGCCTTCGCCTACAACGTCGCGGCGATCCCGATCGCGATGCTCGGGCTGCTGAACCCGCTCGTCGCAGGTGCGGCGATGGCGTGCTCCTCGGTCTTCGTGGTGGGCAACAGCCTGCGGCTGCGACGGTTCCGGCCGCTGGGCTGAGCAGGGCGAGCGGATGCCCCGGGGCATCCGACCCCTGCCCGCCGGTGCGGCCGGCCCGCGCTCAGCGCTCGTTCGTCGGGTCGAGCACCTCGAGCATCGACCCCTGCACGAACCCGACCCACTCGTACGCGGCGCGCATGTAGCCGTCGCGCTCGGTGATCGGCTCGGTCACGGGCTCGGCGTCGCCGCGCTCGTCGGCGATGATGCCGGTGCGCTCGGCGAGGATCAGCCGCAGGTCGGTCAGGAACGTCAGCCAGCCCCACGACGCCGCCTGGTCGAGCTCGATGTCGACGATGCCGCGGTCCTCCTCGGTGCGCGTGGCGTCGCGCACCGCGACCGCGGCCGCACGCTTGGACTGCGCCAGGTCGTCGCGGGTGTACCGACGGAACTCGGCCGACGCCCGGTCGTCGTCGACGTACGCGTCGGGGAACAGGCGGTCGAGCGCCGGGTCGGTGTGGGCCTCCTGCTCGAGCACGGTCACGACCTGCCCGGCGAACTCGGCGAGCAGCATCGCCTCCTCGCTCTCGAGCACGATGCGCACCCCGCCCAGCTCCTGCGCCGCCGAGACGATCACTCGTCGGCCCTCCGCAGCGTGGCCTGCAGTCCGTAGCCGTGCATGGCGGCGACGTGGCGCTCCATGGTCTCGCGGTCGCCCGTCGCGACGACGGCGCGACCCTCGGTGTGGACGCGGAGCATGAGCCGCTCCGCCTGCTGCCGCGGGAAGCCGAAGTAGCTGCGGAAGACGTACGAGACGTAGGTCATGAGGTTGACCGGGTCGTCCCAGACGATCGTGACCCACGGCGGTTCGGTGACGGATGCCTCGTCCGTCGCCTCCCGCACGTCGGGTCGCTCGATCGTCTGCGCCATGCCTCCAGCGTCGCACGAATCGGGGGCGCCGGTCACGGCCGGTTGCACACGCAACGGAATTCCGCGTGCGTCGCGCCCGCAGATCACGAGACCCGTCGAAGCACTGCGCTCCGGCGTCTCAGCACGCAGGTTTCTGACGGGTCTTGCATGCGCCCGACACGAGACCCGTCGAAGAACTGCGCTCCGGCGTCTCAGCACGCAGGTTCTCGACGGGTCTGGCGGGGTCGGAGGTCACAGGCCCTGCATCGTGAACGCGCGGGCGAGGCGACGGCGGAACGGACCGAGGGCGAGCAGGCGCACGGCCGCGTTGCGGGCCGCGAGCCGGGCGCCGCGGGCGGGCCCGCCCATCGCCATGTTGAAGCCGGCCCGGC
It contains:
- a CDS encoding SHOCT domain-containing protein, which encodes MDAYGFWGFVSFLLAAFVFVAYLFVLVAILGDLFTDHSLNGWWKAVWMVFLVFVPFLTGLVYVIVRGHGMAQRRMAARRATDPPVAEYSPHVAAPPSPSDEIAKAKSMLDAGTITPEEYEALKVRTLGEG
- a CDS encoding heavy-metal-associated domain-containing protein, with translation MTDTTRTELPLVQSSGSGGCGDGCGCGHGAGAATTTATASATTAEFLVEGMTCSHCVASVTEELSEISGVEQVAVDLHPDGASRVIVSSAQPLAAQDVRAAVEDAGYRLATVS
- a CDS encoding heavy metal translocating P-type ATPase; this encodes MSTTAPTPGSGPTLVDVELDITGMTCASCAMRIERKLGKLPGVEASVNYATEKAHVRAPEDVATDRLLEVVAAAGYGATVPAPEPEPVDPDAELGPLRRRLIASTVLAVPVAVLSMVPALQFPYWQWVALALTIPVATWGAWPFHRAAAVNARHRAVTMDTLISMGVLAAFGWSLYALFLGDAGRPGMHMTFRLLGPAPGGHDELYLEVAAAVTVFLLAGRSIEARAKRASGAALRALLELGATDATLLADGVERRVAVRDLVPGDRVLVRPGEQVASDGLVVEGASAVDRSMLTGESVPVEVGPGDRVTGATLNVGGVLVVEITRVGADTELARLGRLVEEAQTGKAAVQRLADRVSTVFVPVVIGLALVALAGWLLVGGTPEQAFGAAVATLIIACPCALGLATPTALLVGTGRGAQLGILIRGPQVLEQTRTVDTIVLDKTGTVTTGRMRVAHVVAADGEAGDEVLAVAAAAEAGSEHPIARAVVEAGGAHGTAPTAGEFLAHAGLGVQAVIDGRLATVGRAAWLADAWSIALPEALADAVRAAEAEGATAVVVAWDGRARGMVAVTDTVKPHADEAVRRFRGLGLEPILLTGDNAGAAASVARTVGIDEVHAGVTPAGKLEVVRDLQAAGRTVAMVGDGVNDQAALAASDLGIAMGQGTDAAMAASDLTVVTGDLRVVADAVRLSRRTLGIIRGNLFWAFAYNVAAIPIAMLGLLNPLVAGAAMACSSVFVVGNSLRLRRFRPLG
- a CDS encoding DUF2017 family protein, with amino-acid sequence MIVSAAQELGGVRIVLESEEAMLLAEFAGQVVTVLEQEAHTDPALDRLFPDAYVDDDRASAEFRRYTRDDLAQSKRAAAVAVRDATRTEEDRGIVDIELDQAASWGWLTFLTDLRLILAERTGIIADERGDAEPVTEPITERDGYMRAAYEWVGFVQGSMLEVLDPTNER
- the clpS gene encoding ATP-dependent Clp protease adapter ClpS yields the protein MAQTIERPDVREATDEASVTEPPWVTIVWDDPVNLMTYVSYVFRSYFGFPRQQAERLMLRVHTEGRAVVATGDRETMERHVAAMHGYGLQATLRRADE